From Nematostella vectensis chromosome 14, jaNemVect1.1, whole genome shotgun sequence, a single genomic window includes:
- the LOC116621145 gene encoding uncharacterized protein LOC116621145, with translation MSRQDGLLPKICKQYCKPGYPNCSEGYVRQPCDTWKGCYWCQVPKSRNNGKRGQCGPRLTFARGFGSEDLAHSSSWDGAICTLALSRGTGMAVAQHQDSHGQNP, from the exons ATGAGTCGACAAGATGGTCTATTACCGAAGATTTGCAAGCAATACTGCAAGCCTGGATACCCGAATTGCTCAGAAGGTTATGTACGGCAACCATGTGATACATGGAAAG GCTGTTACTGGTGTCAAGTTCCCAAGTCGCGCAACAACGGGAAACGGGGCCAGTGCGGACCTCGTTTAACATTTGCTCGAGGGTTCGGGTCTGAGGATCTAGCACACAGCAGCAGCTGGGACGGGGCTATTTGCACGCTGGCGCTTTCTCGGGGGACAGGGATGGCTGTTGCACAG CATCAGGATAGCCATGGTCAAAATCCCTGA